From the Vibrio ziniensis genome, the window AGTATTAGTAAGCAAAAAAGAATTTGAAATCAGAGCGTAACCCCAATTTGCAATGGAAATTAAAGATGACAAAACGGTTAGACCACCAGATTGAAGACCTGTTGCCCCAAACAGCAGCTTAAGTATGCTTTTCGTTTTGCGAGGACAATCTGGCGCGAACCTCATCATAGAGCTGAGACTAAATAGGTCTCTAAACAGACTCTGAATATATTAGCGCAAATCAGCTCGTTATTTTGATTTCTACTTGCAATAACGGGACGTACCATATATTGGGGCTTTTTTGGGGCCTTCGTTGACGAGATATTTTATATTTGGGGCTAAATTGGGGCTTTTTCTGGGGCTAAATGGGGCTGTTTCTTCCACTTCATGTTGTCTAGCCTCAAACAAAAAGCGCTCCAACCGGAGCGCTTAAACTTCAATATTCGATTATTCCCAATCAAGAATAACTTTACCGGAAGCCCCGCTACGCATAGCGTCGAAGCCTTTTTGGAAGTCATCAACCTTGTAGTGGTGAGTGATGATTGGTGACAAATCTAGACCAGATTGGATCAGGCTTGCCATCTTGTACCAAGTTTCGAACATTTCACGTCCGTAGATACCTTTGATAACCAAACCTTTGAAAATCACTTTGGTCCAGTCAATCGCCATATCTGATGGTGGAATACCTAACAGAGCAATACGACCACCGTGGTTCATGGTGTCTAACATTGAGCTGAATGCACTTGGTACACCAGACATTTCAAGACCAACGTCAAAACCTTCGGTCATACCTAGTTCAGTCATCACGTCCGATAGCTTCTGCTGAGCAACGTTAACTGCGCGAGTCACACCCATCTTACGAGCAAGCTCTAGACGGTATTCGTTCACGTCAGTAATCACCACGTGGCGTGCGCCTACGTGTTTTGCTACTGCTGCGGCCATGATACCGATTGGGCCAGCACCTGTGATCAGAACATCTTCACCAACAAGATCAAAAGAGAGTGCTGTATGTACTGCATTACCGAACGGGTCGAAGATTGATGCTAAATCATCAGAAATACCATCTGGGATCTTGAATGCGTTAAATGCTGGGATCACAAGATATTCTGAGAAAGAACCAGTACGGTTTACACCGACACCAATAGTGTTACGACAAAGGTGAGTACGGCCGCCACGACAGTTACGGCAGTGACCACAAGTAATGTGGCCTTCGCCAGAAACGCGATCGCCCAGTTCAAAGCCGCGAACGCCTTCGCCGATGCCGACTACTTCACCCACGTACTCGTGGCCAACAACCATAGGTACTGGAATGGTTTTTTGTGACCACTCGTCCCAGTTATAAATGTGGACGTCAGTGCCACAAATGGCCGTTTTCTTAATTCTGATCAGAATGTCGTTATAACCCAATTCAGGCTTTTCGACTTCCGTCATCCAAATGCCTTGTTCAGGCTTAAGCTTAGCTAGTGCTTTAATTTTCATAATGTTCACCAAATGAATCCTCCGAGATTGGAAGAAACAATAATCCTTAGATGATGTTCATCTCTTTACCGACTTCGATAAACGCGTCGATAGCTTTATCTAGTTGTTCACGAGTATGTGCTGCAGACATCTGAGTACGAATACGCGCTTGACCTTTTGGCACAACAGGGAATGAGAAACCAACTACGTAAATACCTTTCGCCAGAGAACGCTCTGCAAACTCAGCCGCGACTTTTGCATCGCCAAGCATAATTGGAATGATTGCGTGGTCAGCACCAGCCATAGTGAAGCCCGCTTCTGTCATGCGTGCACGGAAGTGTGCTGCGTTATCCCATAGGCGATCACGAAGCTCATCGCTTTCAGCAAGCAGATCAAGAACACGCAGAGATGCAGAAACGATCGCAGGAGCAACTGAGTTAGAGAATAGATATGGGCGAGAACGTTGACGTAGCCAGTCGATCACTTCTTTCTTACCAGAGGTGTAACCACCCGAAGCTCCGCCCATTGCTTTACCTAGCGTACCCGTGATGATATCGATACGGTCAATAACGTTGTGGTATTCGTGCGTACCACGGCCGTTTGCACCCATAAAGCCAACAGCATGAGAGTCATCGACCATCACCAGTGCGTTATATTTATCTGCAAGGTCACAGATCGCAGGAAGGTTAGCGACTACGCCATCCATTGAGAACACACCGTCAGTTACAATCAACTTGTGACGCGCACCAGCTTTATCTGCCTCGATTAGTTGCTCTTCCAACTCTTGCATATTGTTGTTTGAGTAACGGAAACGCATCGCTTTACATAGGCGAACACCGTCAATGATAGAAGCATGGTTTAGAGCATCAGAAATAACCGCATCTTCTTTATCAAGCAGAGTTTCAAACAACCCACCGTTTGCATCGAAACATGAGGTGTAAAGAATGGTGTCTTCTTTGCCTAAGAAATTTGAAAGTTTCTTTTCGAGAGCTTTATGTGAATCTTGTGTACCACAGATAAAGCGAACTGAAGCCATACCGAAACCGTGAGAGTCCATCCCCTCTTTCGCTGCTTCAATCAATGTTGGGTGGTTCGCTAAACC encodes:
- the tdh gene encoding L-threonine 3-dehydrogenase, whose protein sequence is MKIKALAKLKPEQGIWMTEVEKPELGYNDILIRIKKTAICGTDVHIYNWDEWSQKTIPVPMVVGHEYVGEVVGIGEGVRGFELGDRVSGEGHITCGHCRNCRGGRTHLCRNTIGVGVNRTGSFSEYLVIPAFNAFKIPDGISDDLASIFDPFGNAVHTALSFDLVGEDVLITGAGPIGIMAAAVAKHVGARHVVITDVNEYRLELARKMGVTRAVNVAQQKLSDVMTELGMTEGFDVGLEMSGVPSAFSSMLDTMNHGGRIALLGIPPSDMAIDWTKVIFKGLVIKGIYGREMFETWYKMASLIQSGLDLSPIITHHYKVDDFQKGFDAMRSGASGKVILDWE
- a CDS encoding glycine C-acetyltransferase translates to MSTAFYQQIRDQLEEVKAEGLYKSERIITSQQQASVHISTGEEVLNFCANNYLGLANHPTLIEAAKEGMDSHGFGMASVRFICGTQDSHKALEKKLSNFLGKEDTILYTSCFDANGGLFETLLDKEDAVISDALNHASIIDGVRLCKAMRFRYSNNNMQELEEQLIEADKAGARHKLIVTDGVFSMDGVVANLPAICDLADKYNALVMVDDSHAVGFMGANGRGTHEYHNVIDRIDIITGTLGKAMGGASGGYTSGKKEVIDWLRQRSRPYLFSNSVAPAIVSASLRVLDLLAESDELRDRLWDNAAHFRARMTEAGFTMAGADHAIIPIMLGDAKVAAEFAERSLAKGIYVVGFSFPVVPKGQARIRTQMSAAHTREQLDKAIDAFIEVGKEMNII